One window of the Alligator mississippiensis isolate rAllMis1 chromosome 5, rAllMis1, whole genome shotgun sequence genome contains the following:
- the CNOT10 gene encoding CCR4-NOT transcription complex subunit 10 isoform X2: protein MAADKAGDQGTEKHEGATTTSGISDQEKELSNNALQAFVAGNYEVCLQHLNTLQDINKDDYKITLNTAVTEFCKSNQTTTDNLRQTLNQLKNQVHSAVEEMDGLDDVENSMLYYNQAVILYHLRQYTEAISVGEKLYQFIEPFEEKFAQAVCFLLVDLYLLTYQAEKALHLLAVLEKMISQGNNNSKNGKNETGNNTAKESSNHRTESGVLIEAAKSKIHQYKVRAYIQMKSLKACKREIKSVMNTAGNSAPSLFLKSNFEYLRGNYRKAVKLLNSANIAEHPGFMKTGECLRCMFWNNLGCIHFAMGKHNLGIFYFKKALQENDNACAQLGMGSTDPGKKFSGRPMCTLLTNKRYELLYNCGIQLLHIGRPLAAFECLIEAVQVYHSNPRLWLRLAECCIAANKGTSEQETKGLPSKKGIVQSIVGQGYHRKIVLASQSIQNVVYNDGQSSAIPVASMEFAAICLRNALLLLPEDQQESKQENGSKTSNQLGGNAENSENSEACSTKSHEGDKFIPAPPSSPLRKQELENLRCSILACSAYVALALGDNLMALNHADKLLQQPKLSGSLKFLGHLYAAEALISLDKISDAITHLNPENVTDVSLGISSNEQDQGSDKGENEAMESSGKQTPQCYPSSVTSARTMMLFNLGSAYCLRSEYDKARKCLHQAASLIHPKEIPPEAILLAVYLELQNGNTQLALQIIKRNQLLPSVKTLSDLRKKPVFQPVHPIQPIQMPAFTTVQRK from the exons GCTGGAAATTATGAAGTTTGTCTACAACACCTTAACACTCTGCAAGATATAAACAAAGATGACTACAAAATAACTTTGAATACTGCTGTGACAGAGTTCTGTAAAAGTAACCAGACTACAACGGACAACTTGAGGCAAACACTTAACCAACTGAAGAATCAG GTTCATTCAGCTGTTGAAGAAATGGATGGATTAGATGACGTTGAAAATAGCATGCTCTACTACAATCAAGCTGTTATTCTGTATCATCTGCGTCAGTATACTGAAGCCATATCAGTTGGAGAGAAGCTCTATCAGTTCATAGAACCTTTTG aAGAAAAATTTGCCCAGGCTGTGTGCTTTCTCCTTGTAGATTTGTATCTGCTAACTTACCAAGCTGAGAAAGCTTTACATTTGCTTGCTGTTCTAGAAAAAATGATTTCACAGGGCAATAATAACAGCAAGAATGGAAAAAATGAG ACAGGTAACAACACAGCTAAGGAGTCATCTAATCATAGAACTGAAAGTGGAGTTTTAATAGAAGCTGCAAAATCTAAGATACATCAG TACAAAGTGAGAGCCTATATCCAGATGAAGTCTTTAAAAGCATGTAAAAGGGAGATCAAGTCAGTTATGAATACTGCTGGAAAT tCTGCTCCTTCACTCTTTCTTAAGAGTAATTTTGAATATCTGAGGGGCAATTATCGGAAAGCAGTAAAACTGTTAAACAGTGCAAACATTGCTGAGCATCCAGGATTCATGAAAACAG GCGAGTGCTTAAGGTGCATGTTCTGGAACAATCTTGGCTGCATCCATTTTGCAATGGGAAAGCACAACTTAGGAATTTTCTACTTTAAAAAGGCCCTGCAGGAAAACGATAATGCATGTGCACAACTAGGAATGGGTAGCACAGATCCAG GCAAGAAATTTTCAGGGAGACCTATGTGTACACTGCTGACTAACAAACGGTATGAGCTGCTGTATAATTGTGGAATTCAACTTTTACATATTGGGAGGCCCTTAGCTGCTTTTGAATGCCTGATAGAAGCTGTCCAAGTTTATCACTCAAACCCACGCCTTTGGCTGAGACTAGCAGAATGCTGCATTGCTGCCAATAAGGGG ACATCAGAGCAAGAAACAAAGGGTCTTCCAAGCAAAAAGGGAATTGTGCAATCCATAGTAGGTCAAGGCTATCACCGTAAAATAGTCCTAGCATCCCAGTCCATACAGAATGTTGTTTATAA TGATGGCCAGTCCTCGGCTATCCCTGTAGCCAGCATGGAGTTTGCAGCAATTTGTCTGAGAAATGCCTTGCTGTTGCTGCCCGAAGATCAGCAGGAGTCAAAGCAGGAAAATGGATCTAAAACTAGTAACCAGTTGGGGGGAAATGCAGAGAACAGTGAAAACAGTGAAGCATGCAG CACTAAAAGTCATGAAGGAGATAAATTCATTCCAGCTCCACCTTCTTCACCTCTGAGGAAACAGGAGTTAGAAAATTTGAG gTGCTCAATACTTGCCTGCAGTGCTTATGTTGCTCTTGCTTTGGGTGATAACCTTATGGCTTTGAATCATGCAGATAAGCTTCTTCAACAGCCAAAGCTGTCAGGATCTCTAAA GTTTCTTGGCCATTTGTATGCAGCAGAGGCGCTCATCTCCCTAGACAAAATCTCTGATGCCATTACTCACTTGAACCCTGAGAACGTCACTGATGTTTCCCTGGGGATCTCTTCAAATGAGCAGGATCAAG GGTCTGACAAAGGAGAAAATGAGGCGATGGAGTCTT CTGGCAAGCAGACACCTCAGTGTTATCCTAGTTCAGTCACTTCTGCACGAACAATGATGTTGTTTAACCTGGGCAGTGCCTATTGCTTGCGAAGTGAATATGACAAAGCTCGCAAGTGCCTCCATCAG GCTGCTTCACTAATTCATCCTAAAGAGATCCCTCCTGAGGCTATTTTGCTGGCTGTGTATCTTGAATTACAAAATG GTAACACACAGCTGGCATTGCAGATCATCAAAAGAAACCAGCTTCTCCCCTCAGTGAAGACGCTCTCTGACCTGAGAAAGAAGCCAGTATTCCAGCCCGTTCATCCTATCCAGCCCATTCAGATGCCAGCTTTTACCACTGTTCAAAGGAAGTGA
- the CNOT10 gene encoding CCR4-NOT transcription complex subunit 10 isoform X1: MRNERDSYNSFYQLLVSKYQGTEKHEGATTTSGISDQEKELSNNALQAFVAGNYEVCLQHLNTLQDINKDDYKITLNTAVTEFCKSNQTTTDNLRQTLNQLKNQVHSAVEEMDGLDDVENSMLYYNQAVILYHLRQYTEAISVGEKLYQFIEPFEEKFAQAVCFLLVDLYLLTYQAEKALHLLAVLEKMISQGNNNSKNGKNETGNNTAKESSNHRTESGVLIEAAKSKIHQYKVRAYIQMKSLKACKREIKSVMNTAGNSAPSLFLKSNFEYLRGNYRKAVKLLNSANIAEHPGFMKTGECLRCMFWNNLGCIHFAMGKHNLGIFYFKKALQENDNACAQLGMGSTDPGKKFSGRPMCTLLTNKRYELLYNCGIQLLHIGRPLAAFECLIEAVQVYHSNPRLWLRLAECCIAANKGTSEQETKGLPSKKGIVQSIVGQGYHRKIVLASQSIQNVVYNDGQSSAIPVASMEFAAICLRNALLLLPEDQQESKQENGSKTSNQLGGNAENSENSEACSTKSHEGDKFIPAPPSSPLRKQELENLRCSILACSAYVALALGDNLMALNHADKLLQQPKLSGSLKFLGHLYAAEALISLDKISDAITHLNPENVTDVSLGISSNEQDQGSDKGENEAMESSGKQTPQCYPSSVTSARTMMLFNLGSAYCLRSEYDKARKCLHQAASLIHPKEIPPEAILLAVYLELQNGNTQLALQIIKRNQLLPSVKTLSDLRKKPVFQPVHPIQPIQMPAFTTVQRK; the protein is encoded by the exons GCTGGAAATTATGAAGTTTGTCTACAACACCTTAACACTCTGCAAGATATAAACAAAGATGACTACAAAATAACTTTGAATACTGCTGTGACAGAGTTCTGTAAAAGTAACCAGACTACAACGGACAACTTGAGGCAAACACTTAACCAACTGAAGAATCAG GTTCATTCAGCTGTTGAAGAAATGGATGGATTAGATGACGTTGAAAATAGCATGCTCTACTACAATCAAGCTGTTATTCTGTATCATCTGCGTCAGTATACTGAAGCCATATCAGTTGGAGAGAAGCTCTATCAGTTCATAGAACCTTTTG aAGAAAAATTTGCCCAGGCTGTGTGCTTTCTCCTTGTAGATTTGTATCTGCTAACTTACCAAGCTGAGAAAGCTTTACATTTGCTTGCTGTTCTAGAAAAAATGATTTCACAGGGCAATAATAACAGCAAGAATGGAAAAAATGAG ACAGGTAACAACACAGCTAAGGAGTCATCTAATCATAGAACTGAAAGTGGAGTTTTAATAGAAGCTGCAAAATCTAAGATACATCAG TACAAAGTGAGAGCCTATATCCAGATGAAGTCTTTAAAAGCATGTAAAAGGGAGATCAAGTCAGTTATGAATACTGCTGGAAAT tCTGCTCCTTCACTCTTTCTTAAGAGTAATTTTGAATATCTGAGGGGCAATTATCGGAAAGCAGTAAAACTGTTAAACAGTGCAAACATTGCTGAGCATCCAGGATTCATGAAAACAG GCGAGTGCTTAAGGTGCATGTTCTGGAACAATCTTGGCTGCATCCATTTTGCAATGGGAAAGCACAACTTAGGAATTTTCTACTTTAAAAAGGCCCTGCAGGAAAACGATAATGCATGTGCACAACTAGGAATGGGTAGCACAGATCCAG GCAAGAAATTTTCAGGGAGACCTATGTGTACACTGCTGACTAACAAACGGTATGAGCTGCTGTATAATTGTGGAATTCAACTTTTACATATTGGGAGGCCCTTAGCTGCTTTTGAATGCCTGATAGAAGCTGTCCAAGTTTATCACTCAAACCCACGCCTTTGGCTGAGACTAGCAGAATGCTGCATTGCTGCCAATAAGGGG ACATCAGAGCAAGAAACAAAGGGTCTTCCAAGCAAAAAGGGAATTGTGCAATCCATAGTAGGTCAAGGCTATCACCGTAAAATAGTCCTAGCATCCCAGTCCATACAGAATGTTGTTTATAA TGATGGCCAGTCCTCGGCTATCCCTGTAGCCAGCATGGAGTTTGCAGCAATTTGTCTGAGAAATGCCTTGCTGTTGCTGCCCGAAGATCAGCAGGAGTCAAAGCAGGAAAATGGATCTAAAACTAGTAACCAGTTGGGGGGAAATGCAGAGAACAGTGAAAACAGTGAAGCATGCAG CACTAAAAGTCATGAAGGAGATAAATTCATTCCAGCTCCACCTTCTTCACCTCTGAGGAAACAGGAGTTAGAAAATTTGAG gTGCTCAATACTTGCCTGCAGTGCTTATGTTGCTCTTGCTTTGGGTGATAACCTTATGGCTTTGAATCATGCAGATAAGCTTCTTCAACAGCCAAAGCTGTCAGGATCTCTAAA GTTTCTTGGCCATTTGTATGCAGCAGAGGCGCTCATCTCCCTAGACAAAATCTCTGATGCCATTACTCACTTGAACCCTGAGAACGTCACTGATGTTTCCCTGGGGATCTCTTCAAATGAGCAGGATCAAG GGTCTGACAAAGGAGAAAATGAGGCGATGGAGTCTT CTGGCAAGCAGACACCTCAGTGTTATCCTAGTTCAGTCACTTCTGCACGAACAATGATGTTGTTTAACCTGGGCAGTGCCTATTGCTTGCGAAGTGAATATGACAAAGCTCGCAAGTGCCTCCATCAG GCTGCTTCACTAATTCATCCTAAAGAGATCCCTCCTGAGGCTATTTTGCTGGCTGTGTATCTTGAATTACAAAATG GTAACACACAGCTGGCATTGCAGATCATCAAAAGAAACCAGCTTCTCCCCTCAGTGAAGACGCTCTCTGACCTGAGAAAGAAGCCAGTATTCCAGCCCGTTCATCCTATCCAGCCCATTCAGATGCCAGCTTTTACCACTGTTCAAAGGAAGTGA